A stretch of Babesia bigemina genome assembly Bbig001, chromosome : III DNA encodes these proteins:
- a CDS encoding Ser/Thr protein phosphatase family protein, putative gives MELDVDSIIERLLEVQGNRPLRTVQLSEEEIRGLCLKSREIFLSESVLLELEAPIKICGDIHGQYYDLLRLFEYGGFPPSSNYLFLGDYVDRGKQSLETICLLLSYKIKYPENFFLLRGNHECASINRIYGFYDECKRRYSVKLWKVFTDCFNCLPVAAIIDDKIFCMHGGLSPELNSMDQIRQIARPTDVPDTGLLCDLLWSDPDPNTMGWGENDRGVSFTFGSDIVVNFLMKHELDLICRAHQVVEDGYEFFSKRRLVTLFSAPNYCGEFDNAGAMMSVDKTLMCSFQILKPVDRKRLK, from the coding sequence ATGGAACTGGACGTAGATAGCATCATCGAGCGCTTGCTCGAAGTTCAAGGCAATAGGCCGCTGCGCACTGTGCAGCTGAGCGAGGAGGAGATCCGCGGACTGTGCCTCAAAAGCCGCGAGATCTTCCTGTCGGAGTCAGTGCTCCTGGAGTTGGAGGCGCCGATCAAGATCTGCGGCGACATCCACGGGCAGTACTACGATCTCCTGCGGCTGTTCGAGTACGGCGGGTTCCCGCCGTCCTCCAACTACCTCTTCCTCGGGGACTACGTGGACCGAGGCAAGCAGTCTCTGGAGACCATTTGTTTGCTCCTGTCCTACAAGATCAAGTACCCGGAGAATTTCTTCCTGTTGCGTGGGAACCACGAGTGCGCGTCCATCAACCGCATCTACGGTTTCTACGATGAGTGCAAGCGCCGCTACAGCGTGAAGCTGTGGAAGGTCTTCACGGACTGCTTCAACTGCCTGCCTGTGGCTGCGATCATCGACGATAAGATATTCTGCATGCATGGCGGCCTCTCGCCGGAGCTGAACTCCATGGACCAGATCCGGCAGATTGCGCGGCCAACCGACGTGCCGGACACCGGGCTGCTCTGCGACCTTCTCTGGAGCGATCCCGACCCGAACACCATGGGGTGGGGAGAAAACGACCGAGGAGTCTCGTTCACCTTCGGTTCCGATATCGTTGTCAACTTCCTGATGAAGCACGAGCTCGACCTCATCTGCCGCGCACACCAGGTGGTGGAGGACGGGTACGAGTTTTTCTCCAAGCGACGCCTCGTGACGCTTTTCAGCGCACCCAACTACTGCGGGGAGTTTGACAACGCAGGTGCCATGATGAGCGTCGACAAGACGCTCATGTGTTCGTTCCAGATACTGAAGCCGGTGGACCGCAAGCGGCTAAAATGA
- a CDS encoding ribosomal protein S9, putative → MAATYRIRRVEDTPWHGIAGQYARCGAEFGFIVAPGSDRCDIRHTSHWRFSHTASTTQRRGSFQRVHDDEGAPDSLHRPLCLYARPKKNKVESSNTDEPQLTAQVPDEGAGSPKAAECADDKAVVNEGTDVGVPADVTAAAKRKRGRPRKVKVEDDAAASATDGNNSTPEITDDNASAEPDITGTDPADVVMSATTSDEDVTQQPVGDHQDTVIGTNPEIHANQEIHASQEIHASQEIDTNREIGTSQDDHVDVEVSDGSAQDSEVERHDVVDTATEGNDEIAEAIPTEDDEAATVISTEDDEAAAVISTEDDEVAEVVPTEDDDDEVAEVVPTEEGEVAEVISTEDDDDEVADVISTEEDDDDEVVSVTEGVGSVAEIEVTTEDEEGTDEQGKTDASAASDAESAKSADKSGVKGPRTFLQRLEEQLASRKTRLPESFYAEEVYSTFDNTKLPEGCKTLMDFFNLPKNFDFKSMVDLSLHGTDSLETLGVYGTDKPQKLEEPVYSGKYPDSFFETIFHYEPEPRRYTTAEGTPESVEVDRMYYTLKGKRPGDIVPPERQSPVEKIREHYLMFDVHDHLKHYLTHLNQYNYRVLSSHHKRDDTLNHYLNNEYIQYIPKKFPPEPDHTEKIRAYFMDILPELMDTLVNLIKNDPNKDRTPSPPLHDMSFAPGFQLPDYMQRGYETDDERTSGFEEKDYLRFSSLQGLHDPERHLHYPYADVEPLYQRQLLSTYLDLVKTGELGEPDTYKKFKSQAASIRNELYTDRTRLPQEIYGRAGSKEARKPIERTTRLTKVYERGGRKRSVALVYLEPGNGHIIINNRDGYQYVRYSAQRIREMLEPLDVLYAYKKFNIVAVARGGGISGQTGAIRHALARYLTKVLAPKIEPYLSMRDLTKADTRQVERKKTNLRKARKEEHYSKR, encoded by the exons ATGGCGGCGACCTATCGCATACGCCGTGTGGAAGACACTCCGTGGCACGGTATAGCCGGGCAATATGCGCGTTGCGGCGCGGAGTTTGGTTTTATAGTTGCGCCTGGCTCAGACAGATGTGACATAAGACATACGTCGCACTGGCGATTCTCACACACGGCTTCTACTACTCAGCGCAGGGGTTCGTTTCAGCGCGTACACGACGATGAAGGCGCGCCAGACAGCCTGCACAGACCACTGTGCCTGTATGCCAGGCCAAAAAAGAACAAGG TGGAATCCTCGAACACAGACGAGCCGCAGTTAACGGCACAAGTGCCGGATGAAGGTGCCGGTTCACCAAAAGCTGCCGAATGCGCGGACGACAAGGCGGTAGTTAATGAGGGAACGGATGTGGGAGTCCCTGCTGATGTAACTGCTGCCGCGAAGCGCAAGAGGGGTCGACCCAGAAAGGTGAAGGTCGAGGACGATGCTGCAGCTTCAGCTACCGACGGCAACAATTCCACACCAGAAATTACGGATGATAATGCGTCTGCAGAACCAGATATCACCGGTACAGATCCTGCAGATGTGGTCATGTCTGCTACCACCTCAGATGAAGATGTGACACAACAACCCGTTGGTGATCACCAGGACACCGTCATTGGCACAAACCCGGAAATTCACGCAAACCAGGAAATTCACGCAAGCCAGGAAATTCACGCAAGCCAGGAAATTGATACAAACAGGGAAATCGGCACTAGTCAAGATGACCATGTGGATGTTGAGGTTTCGGATGGTAGTGCCCAGGATAGTGAAGTAGAGCGACACGACGTGGTTGATACTGCTACGGAGGGTAACGACGAAATTGCTGAGGCTATACCAACtgaggatgatgaagctGCTACGGTGATATCAACtgaggatgatgaagctgctgcggtGATATCAACTGAGGATGATGAAGTGGCTGAGGTTGTACCAActgaggatgatgatgatgaagtTGCTGAGGTTGTACCAACCGAGGAGGGTGAAGTGGCTGAGGTTATATCAActgaggatgatgatgatgaagtgGCTGACGTTATATCAACTGAGgaggatgacgacgacgaagtGGTATCAGTTACAGAAGGGGTGGGGAGTGTAGCAGAAATAGAGGTCACCACTGAGGACGAAGAAGGTACGGACGAACAGGGGAAAACGGACGCGTCAGCAGCATCTGATGCGGAAAGTGCTAAAAGTGCGGATAAATCCGGTGTAAAAGGTCCTCGGACCTTCTTGCAAAGGTTGGAGGAGCAACTGGCATCGAGGAAAACCAGGCTCCCGGAATCCTTTTACGCAGAGGAAGTGTACAGCACATTCGACAACACGAAGCTCCCGGAGGGGTGTAAGACGCTGATGGACTTTTTCAACCTGCCGAAGAACTTCGACTTCAAAAGCATGGTCGACCTCTCCCTCCACGGCACGGACTCGTTGGAGACGCTGGGTGTCTACGGCACCGACAAGCCGCAGAAGCTGGAGGAGCCGGTGTACTCCGGCAAGTACCCGGACAGCTTCTTCGAGACCATCTTCCACTACGAGCCGGAGCCGCGGCGGTACACGACCGCCGAGGGCACCCCGGAATCCGTGGAGGTCGATAGGATGTACTACACCCTCAAGGGCAAGCGGCCCGGTGACATAGTGCCCCCCGAGAGGCAGTCGCCCGTGGAAAAGATAAGGGAGCACTACCTGATGTTCGACGTGCACGACCACCTCAAGCACTACCTGACCCACCTGAACCAGTACAACTACCGAGTGCTGAGCAGCCACCACAAGAGGGACGACACGCTGAACCACTACCTCAACAACGAATACATACAGTACATACCCAAGAAGTTCCCGCCCGAGCCGGACCACACGGAGAAGATCAGGGCGTACTTCATGGACATTTTGCCCGAGCTGATGGACACGCTGGTCAACCTCATCAAAAACGACCCCAACAAGGACCGGACCCCGTCGCCGCCGTTGCACGACATGAGCTTCGCGCCGGGTTTCCAACTGCCGGACTACATGCAGCGCGGCTACGAAACCGACGACGAGCGAACCAGCGGGTTCGAGGAGAAGGACTACCTCAGGTTCTCCAGCCTCCAGGGGCTGCACGACCCGGAGAGGCACCTGCACTACCCATACGCGGACGTGGAGCCGCTGTACCAGCGCCAGCTGCTGTCCACGTACCTGGACTTGGTCAAGACCGGCGAGCTGGGCGAACCCGATACCTACAAGAAGTTCAAGTCGCAGGCCGCCAGCATCAGGAACGAGCTGTACACCGACCGCACGAGGCTCCCCCAGGAGATATACGGCCGCGCGGGGTCCAAAGAGGCTCGGAAACCGATCGAACGAACCACCcggctgaccaaggtgtacGAGCGCGGGGGCCGGAAACGCAGCGTCGCGCTCGTGTACCTGGAGCCGGGCAACGGGCACATCATCATCAACAACAGGGACGGGTACCAGTACGTCCGGTACAGCGCGCAGCGCATCAGGGAGATGCTGGAGCCGTTGGACGTGCTCTACGCGTACAAGAAGTTCAACATCGTCGCCGTTgcgcgcggcggcggcataTCCGGGCAGACCGGCGCCATTAGACACGCGCTCGCCAGGTACCTCACGAAGGTCCTGGCGCCCAAAATCGAGCCGTAC